One genomic segment of Panicum virgatum strain AP13 chromosome 2N, P.virgatum_v5, whole genome shotgun sequence includes these proteins:
- the LOC120659608 gene encoding tRNA ligase 1-like isoform X2 has product MSPASSLLSPHAPRRILPLLLPLRLSSSSSSAAAVSAPALAMPPRRDGTKPPPRKWKPKATDASFSSSSASAAAGIAEPVGRMALAPQEPPRAGPAQMWVPRGYATSAADGPGAASASTSTSAAVTAEQGGAASQKLSSLFKTAPHFEVDNSTFTEAQIRATFYPKFENEKSDQEVTLKHSGSLFMYAGHHGGAYAKNSYGNVYTAVGVFVLGRLFREAWGKEAPKMQAEFNDFLERNRISISMELVTAVLGDHGQRPKDDYAVVTAVTELGHGKPKFYSTPEVIAFCRKWRLPTNHVWLFSTRKSASSFFAAYDALCEEGTATPVCKALDEIADISVPGSKDHVKVQGEILEGLVARIVTRESSVQMEEVLRKFPQPPLDGVDSDLGPSLREICAANRSDEKQQIKALLDNVGASMCPDHSDWFGNSGLDAQSRNADRSVVTKFLQAHPTDYATKKLQEMIRLMKQRHFSAAFKCYWNYQKIDSLSNDNLYYKMVIHVHNDSVFRRYQQEMRKNQGLWPLYRGFFVDVNLFKATNKKAAELAKDGDALLKNINGALDSNSSAVDGLADEDSNLMVKLKFLTYKLRTFLIRNGLSTLFKDGPSAYRTYYLRQMKNWGTSPSKQKELSKMLDEWAAYIRRKYGNKPLSSSTYLSEAEPFLEQYAKRSPSNQALIGAAGNLVQTENFLAILDAERDEEGDLRVEHGAAPSSPVSTSVDVVPKTEGLIVFFPGIPGCAKSALCKEILNTPGGLGDNRPLHSLMGDLIKGKYWQKVADERKKKPARIILADKNAPNEEVWRQIEDMCGSTKAAAVPVVPDSEGTDSNPFSLDALAVFMFRVLQRVNHPGNLDKSSPNAGYVLLMFYHLYDGKCRREFENELYERFGSLVKMPLLRPDRAPLPDAVKTVLDEGISLFRLHQNRHGRVEPSKGSYAKEWARWEQRLRVTLFGNADYLNSIQVPFESAVKEVLEQLKAVAKGDIKTPDTGKRKFGNIMFAAVRLTPADIVGLLRKVSEKDTAVNTFLNETKLEDSLTKAHVTLAHKRGHGVAALASYGIYQHQEVPVSFNALYYTDKMAALEAQLGAVNGEQITSRNEWPHATLWTAPGVTPKEANMLPQLASEGKATRVPIEPPITISGVLDFY; this is encoded by the exons ATGtcgcccgcctcctccctcctctccccgcACGCCCCCCGGCGaatcctccccctcctcctccccctccgcctctcctcctcctcctcctccgccgccgctgtctcCGCGCCCGCGCTCGCAATGCCTCCCCGACGCGACGGC accaagccgccgccgcgcaaatGGAAGCCCAAGGCCACCGACGCCTCCTTCTCctcgtcctccgcctccgccgcggctgggATCGCCGAGCCCGTCGGGAGGATGGCCCTCGCCCCGCAGGAGCCGCCGCGGGCGGGGCCCGCGCAGATGTGGGTGCCAAGGGGCTACGCGACCTCCGCGGCGGACGGCcctggcgccgcctccgcgtccACCTCGACATccgcggcggtgacggcggagcagggcggtgcCGCGAGCCAGAAGCTCTCGAGCCTCTTCAAGACCGCCCCCCACTTCGAGGTGGACAACAGCACCTTCACCGAGGCCCAGATCAGGGCCACGTTCTACCCCAAGTTCGAGAACGAGAAGTCCGATCAAGAG GTTACACTCAAGCATTCTGGGTCGCTCTTCATGTATGCTGGTCACCATGGTGGTGCATATGCAAAGAACAGCTATGGGAATGT ATATACTGCTGTGGGCGTTTTTGTTCTGGGGCGTTTGTTTCGTGAAGCTTGGGGAAAAGAGGCTCCTAAAATGCAAGCAGAATTCAATGATTTCCTTGAG AGAAACCGTATAAGCATTTCAATGGAACTTGTGACAGCTGTGTTAGGAGACCATGGGCAAAGGCCTAAGGATGATTATG CTGTAGTTACAGCTGTAACAGAATTGGGCCATGGCAAGCCAAAATTCTATTCTACTCCAGAGGTGATTGCATTTTGTCGGAAGTGGCGCCTACCTACGAACCATGTCTGGCTATTTTCGACAAG GAAATCggcctcttctttctttgctgcttacGATGCATTATGCGAAGAAGGAACTGCAACACCTGTTTGCAAAGCCCTTGATGAAATAGCTGATATATCAGTACCAG GGTCAAAAGATCATGTAAAAGTGCAGGGGGAGATCCTTGAAGGTCTGGTTGCCCGTATTGTGACTCGTGAAAGTTCAGTGCAAATGGAAGAAGTTTTGAGAAAGTTTCCACAGCCTCCGTTAGACGGCG TTGATTCAGATTTAGGACCAAGTTTACGAGAAATATGTGCTGCTAATAGGTCAGATGAAAAGCAG CAAATTAAAGCACTTCTGGATAATGTTGGAGCTTCAATGTGTCCAGACCATTCAGATTGGTTTGGAAATAGTGGACTTGATGCTCAATCGCGAAATGCTGATCGATCCGTTGTCACTAAATTTTTGCAAGCACATCCTACAGACTACGCAACTAAGAAACTACAG GAGATGATTCGCTTGATGAAGCAGAGGCACTTCTCAGCAGCTTTCAAATGTTACTGGAATTACCAAAAAATTGATTCTCTCTCAAATGACAATTTATATTACAAGATGGTTATACATGTGCATAATGATTCTGTTTTTAGACGTTATCAGCAAGAGATGAG GAAAAACCAAGGGTTGTGGCCTCTATATAGAG GTTTCTTTGTTGATGTGAACCTGTTCAAAGCGACGAATAAGAAGGCGGCTGAACTTGCCAAAGATGGTGATGCTTTACTGAAAAATATCAATGGTGCCTTGGATTCAAATTCTTCAGCTGTGGATGGTCTGGCTGATGAGGATTCCAATCTAATGGTTAAGCTAAAATTCTTGACATATAAG TTACGGACATTCTTAATTCGTAATGGTCTTTCTACCCTTTTCAAAGATGGACCATCAGCTTATAGAACTTATTACTTAAG GCAAATGAAGAATTGGGGTACATCACCAAGCAAACAGAAAGAACTTAGCAAAATGTTGGATGAATG GGCTGCCTACATTAGAAGGAAGTATGGGAATAAGCCACTGTCTTCCTCAACATATCTTAGTGAAGCAGAGCCTTTCCTCGAACAATATGCTAAACGCAGCCCTTCAAACCAAGCTTTGATTGGGGCTGCTGGTAACCTAGTGCAGACAGAAAATTTCTTGGCCATACTAGATGCAGAGAGAGATGAAGAGGGTGATCTTCGGGTAGAACATGGGGCAGCACCTTCTAGTCCTGTGTCAACGTCTGTTGATGTGGTTCCCAAAACAGAGGGCCTTATTGTCTTCTTTCCGG GTATACCTGGTTGTGCAAAGTCTGCTCTATGTAAGGAAATATTAAATACACCTGGTGGACTTGGTGATAATCGTCCTCTTCATAGTTTGATGGGAGATCTTATTAAAG GAAAATACTGGCAAAAGGTTGCGGATGAGCGAAAAAAGAAACCAGCTAGAATAATCCTTGCTGacaaaaatgcaccaaacgaaGAAGTGTGGAGGCAG ATTGAGGACATGTGTGGGTCCACAAAGGCAGCTGCAGTTCCTGTGGTGCCAGACTCTGAAG GCACTGATTCAAATCCTTTTTCTCTTGATGctcttgctgttttcatgtTTCGTGTTCTCCAGCGGGTCAATCATCCG GGAAATCTGGACAAGTCATCACCCAACGCGGGTTATGTTTTGCTAATGTTTTATCACCTATATGATGGCAAG TGTCGAAGAGAATTTGAAAATGAACTGTATGAGCGTTTTGGCTCCCTGGTCAAGATGCCTCTCTTGAGGCCAGACAG AGCTCCATTGCCAGATGCTGTGAAAACTGTGCTTGATGAGGGGATTAGCTTGTTCAGATTGCATCAGAACAGGCATGGAAG AGTGGAGCCATCAAAAGGTTCATATGCTAAAGAATGGGCGCGGTGGGAGCAAAGGTTGCGTGTGACCTTGTTTGGGAATGCTGATTATCTTAATTCCATCCAG GTCCCGTTTGAGTCTGCTGTGAAAGAAGTACTGGAACAGTTAAAGGCTGTAGCAAAAGGTGATATCAAAACACCTGACACTGGGAAGCGGAAGTTTGGCAATATCATGTTTGCTGCTGTTAGATTAACACCAGCTGATATAGTGGGCCTCCTCCGTAAG GTGTCAGAGAAGGACACAGCCGTCAACACTTTCCTCAACGAGACCAAACTGGAAGACAGCCTAACCAAGGCTCACGTGACCCTCGCCCACAAACGAGGCCATGGCGTGGCTGCATTGGCAAGCTACGGCATCTACCAGCACCAGGAGGTCCCCGTGTCCTTCAACGCCCTGTACTACACAGACAAGATGGCCGCTCTGGAGGCGCAGCTCGGTGCCGTGAACGGCGAGCAGATCACGTCCAGGAACGAGTGGCCACACGCCACCCTGTGGACGGCTCCGGGCGTCACGCCGAAGGAGGCCAACATGCTGCCGCAGCTGGCCTCGGAAGGAAAAGCGACGCGGGTGCCGATCGAGCCTCCCATCACCATATCTGGGGTGCTGGACTTCTACTGA
- the LOC120659608 gene encoding tRNA ligase 1-like isoform X1: MSPASSLLSPHAPRRILPLLLPLRLSSSSSSAAAVSAPALAMPPRRDGTKPPPRKWKPKATDASFSSSSASAAAGIAEPVGRMALAPQEPPRAGPAQMWVPRGYATSAADGPGAASASTSTSAAVTAEQGGAASQKLSSLFKTAPHFEVDNSTFTEAQIRATFYPKFENEKSDQETRTRMIEMVSHGLANLEVTLKHSGSLFMYAGHHGGAYAKNSYGNVYTAVGVFVLGRLFREAWGKEAPKMQAEFNDFLERNRISISMELVTAVLGDHGQRPKDDYAVVTAVTELGHGKPKFYSTPEVIAFCRKWRLPTNHVWLFSTRKSASSFFAAYDALCEEGTATPVCKALDEIADISVPGSKDHVKVQGEILEGLVARIVTRESSVQMEEVLRKFPQPPLDGVDSDLGPSLREICAANRSDEKQQIKALLDNVGASMCPDHSDWFGNSGLDAQSRNADRSVVTKFLQAHPTDYATKKLQEMIRLMKQRHFSAAFKCYWNYQKIDSLSNDNLYYKMVIHVHNDSVFRRYQQEMRKNQGLWPLYRGFFVDVNLFKATNKKAAELAKDGDALLKNINGALDSNSSAVDGLADEDSNLMVKLKFLTYKLRTFLIRNGLSTLFKDGPSAYRTYYLRQMKNWGTSPSKQKELSKMLDEWAAYIRRKYGNKPLSSSTYLSEAEPFLEQYAKRSPSNQALIGAAGNLVQTENFLAILDAERDEEGDLRVEHGAAPSSPVSTSVDVVPKTEGLIVFFPGIPGCAKSALCKEILNTPGGLGDNRPLHSLMGDLIKGKYWQKVADERKKKPARIILADKNAPNEEVWRQIEDMCGSTKAAAVPVVPDSEGTDSNPFSLDALAVFMFRVLQRVNHPGNLDKSSPNAGYVLLMFYHLYDGKCRREFENELYERFGSLVKMPLLRPDRAPLPDAVKTVLDEGISLFRLHQNRHGRVEPSKGSYAKEWARWEQRLRVTLFGNADYLNSIQVPFESAVKEVLEQLKAVAKGDIKTPDTGKRKFGNIMFAAVRLTPADIVGLLRKVSEKDTAVNTFLNETKLEDSLTKAHVTLAHKRGHGVAALASYGIYQHQEVPVSFNALYYTDKMAALEAQLGAVNGEQITSRNEWPHATLWTAPGVTPKEANMLPQLASEGKATRVPIEPPITISGVLDFY, from the exons ATGtcgcccgcctcctccctcctctccccgcACGCCCCCCGGCGaatcctccccctcctcctccccctccgcctctcctcctcctcctcctccgccgccgctgtctcCGCGCCCGCGCTCGCAATGCCTCCCCGACGCGACGGC accaagccgccgccgcgcaaatGGAAGCCCAAGGCCACCGACGCCTCCTTCTCctcgtcctccgcctccgccgcggctgggATCGCCGAGCCCGTCGGGAGGATGGCCCTCGCCCCGCAGGAGCCGCCGCGGGCGGGGCCCGCGCAGATGTGGGTGCCAAGGGGCTACGCGACCTCCGCGGCGGACGGCcctggcgccgcctccgcgtccACCTCGACATccgcggcggtgacggcggagcagggcggtgcCGCGAGCCAGAAGCTCTCGAGCCTCTTCAAGACCGCCCCCCACTTCGAGGTGGACAACAGCACCTTCACCGAGGCCCAGATCAGGGCCACGTTCTACCCCAAGTTCGAGAACGAGAAGTCCGATCAAGAG ACAAGAACCAGAATGATTGAGATGGTATCGCATGGCTTAGCAAACCTTGAG GTTACACTCAAGCATTCTGGGTCGCTCTTCATGTATGCTGGTCACCATGGTGGTGCATATGCAAAGAACAGCTATGGGAATGT ATATACTGCTGTGGGCGTTTTTGTTCTGGGGCGTTTGTTTCGTGAAGCTTGGGGAAAAGAGGCTCCTAAAATGCAAGCAGAATTCAATGATTTCCTTGAG AGAAACCGTATAAGCATTTCAATGGAACTTGTGACAGCTGTGTTAGGAGACCATGGGCAAAGGCCTAAGGATGATTATG CTGTAGTTACAGCTGTAACAGAATTGGGCCATGGCAAGCCAAAATTCTATTCTACTCCAGAGGTGATTGCATTTTGTCGGAAGTGGCGCCTACCTACGAACCATGTCTGGCTATTTTCGACAAG GAAATCggcctcttctttctttgctgcttacGATGCATTATGCGAAGAAGGAACTGCAACACCTGTTTGCAAAGCCCTTGATGAAATAGCTGATATATCAGTACCAG GGTCAAAAGATCATGTAAAAGTGCAGGGGGAGATCCTTGAAGGTCTGGTTGCCCGTATTGTGACTCGTGAAAGTTCAGTGCAAATGGAAGAAGTTTTGAGAAAGTTTCCACAGCCTCCGTTAGACGGCG TTGATTCAGATTTAGGACCAAGTTTACGAGAAATATGTGCTGCTAATAGGTCAGATGAAAAGCAG CAAATTAAAGCACTTCTGGATAATGTTGGAGCTTCAATGTGTCCAGACCATTCAGATTGGTTTGGAAATAGTGGACTTGATGCTCAATCGCGAAATGCTGATCGATCCGTTGTCACTAAATTTTTGCAAGCACATCCTACAGACTACGCAACTAAGAAACTACAG GAGATGATTCGCTTGATGAAGCAGAGGCACTTCTCAGCAGCTTTCAAATGTTACTGGAATTACCAAAAAATTGATTCTCTCTCAAATGACAATTTATATTACAAGATGGTTATACATGTGCATAATGATTCTGTTTTTAGACGTTATCAGCAAGAGATGAG GAAAAACCAAGGGTTGTGGCCTCTATATAGAG GTTTCTTTGTTGATGTGAACCTGTTCAAAGCGACGAATAAGAAGGCGGCTGAACTTGCCAAAGATGGTGATGCTTTACTGAAAAATATCAATGGTGCCTTGGATTCAAATTCTTCAGCTGTGGATGGTCTGGCTGATGAGGATTCCAATCTAATGGTTAAGCTAAAATTCTTGACATATAAG TTACGGACATTCTTAATTCGTAATGGTCTTTCTACCCTTTTCAAAGATGGACCATCAGCTTATAGAACTTATTACTTAAG GCAAATGAAGAATTGGGGTACATCACCAAGCAAACAGAAAGAACTTAGCAAAATGTTGGATGAATG GGCTGCCTACATTAGAAGGAAGTATGGGAATAAGCCACTGTCTTCCTCAACATATCTTAGTGAAGCAGAGCCTTTCCTCGAACAATATGCTAAACGCAGCCCTTCAAACCAAGCTTTGATTGGGGCTGCTGGTAACCTAGTGCAGACAGAAAATTTCTTGGCCATACTAGATGCAGAGAGAGATGAAGAGGGTGATCTTCGGGTAGAACATGGGGCAGCACCTTCTAGTCCTGTGTCAACGTCTGTTGATGTGGTTCCCAAAACAGAGGGCCTTATTGTCTTCTTTCCGG GTATACCTGGTTGTGCAAAGTCTGCTCTATGTAAGGAAATATTAAATACACCTGGTGGACTTGGTGATAATCGTCCTCTTCATAGTTTGATGGGAGATCTTATTAAAG GAAAATACTGGCAAAAGGTTGCGGATGAGCGAAAAAAGAAACCAGCTAGAATAATCCTTGCTGacaaaaatgcaccaaacgaaGAAGTGTGGAGGCAG ATTGAGGACATGTGTGGGTCCACAAAGGCAGCTGCAGTTCCTGTGGTGCCAGACTCTGAAG GCACTGATTCAAATCCTTTTTCTCTTGATGctcttgctgttttcatgtTTCGTGTTCTCCAGCGGGTCAATCATCCG GGAAATCTGGACAAGTCATCACCCAACGCGGGTTATGTTTTGCTAATGTTTTATCACCTATATGATGGCAAG TGTCGAAGAGAATTTGAAAATGAACTGTATGAGCGTTTTGGCTCCCTGGTCAAGATGCCTCTCTTGAGGCCAGACAG AGCTCCATTGCCAGATGCTGTGAAAACTGTGCTTGATGAGGGGATTAGCTTGTTCAGATTGCATCAGAACAGGCATGGAAG AGTGGAGCCATCAAAAGGTTCATATGCTAAAGAATGGGCGCGGTGGGAGCAAAGGTTGCGTGTGACCTTGTTTGGGAATGCTGATTATCTTAATTCCATCCAG GTCCCGTTTGAGTCTGCTGTGAAAGAAGTACTGGAACAGTTAAAGGCTGTAGCAAAAGGTGATATCAAAACACCTGACACTGGGAAGCGGAAGTTTGGCAATATCATGTTTGCTGCTGTTAGATTAACACCAGCTGATATAGTGGGCCTCCTCCGTAAG GTGTCAGAGAAGGACACAGCCGTCAACACTTTCCTCAACGAGACCAAACTGGAAGACAGCCTAACCAAGGCTCACGTGACCCTCGCCCACAAACGAGGCCATGGCGTGGCTGCATTGGCAAGCTACGGCATCTACCAGCACCAGGAGGTCCCCGTGTCCTTCAACGCCCTGTACTACACAGACAAGATGGCCGCTCTGGAGGCGCAGCTCGGTGCCGTGAACGGCGAGCAGATCACGTCCAGGAACGAGTGGCCACACGCCACCCTGTGGACGGCTCCGGGCGTCACGCCGAAGGAGGCCAACATGCTGCCGCAGCTGGCCTCGGAAGGAAAAGCGACGCGGGTGCCGATCGAGCCTCCCATCACCATATCTGGGGTGCTGGACTTCTACTGA
- the LOC120659608 gene encoding tRNA ligase 1-like isoform X3, whose protein sequence is MSPASSLLSPHAPRRILPLLLPLRLSSSSSSAAAVSAPALAMPPRRDGTKPPPRKWKPKATDASFSSSSASAAAGIAEPVGRMALAPQEPPRAGPAQMWVPRGYATSAADGPGAASASTSTSAAVTAEQGGAASQKLSSLFKTAPHFEVDNSTFTEAQIRATFYPKFENEKSDQERNRISISMELVTAVLGDHGQRPKDDYAVVTAVTELGHGKPKFYSTPEVIAFCRKWRLPTNHVWLFSTRKSASSFFAAYDALCEEGTATPVCKALDEIADISVPGSKDHVKVQGEILEGLVARIVTRESSVQMEEVLRKFPQPPLDGVDSDLGPSLREICAANRSDEKQQIKALLDNVGASMCPDHSDWFGNSGLDAQSRNADRSVVTKFLQAHPTDYATKKLQEMIRLMKQRHFSAAFKCYWNYQKIDSLSNDNLYYKMVIHVHNDSVFRRYQQEMRKNQGLWPLYRGFFVDVNLFKATNKKAAELAKDGDALLKNINGALDSNSSAVDGLADEDSNLMVKLKFLTYKLRTFLIRNGLSTLFKDGPSAYRTYYLRQMKNWGTSPSKQKELSKMLDEWAAYIRRKYGNKPLSSSTYLSEAEPFLEQYAKRSPSNQALIGAAGNLVQTENFLAILDAERDEEGDLRVEHGAAPSSPVSTSVDVVPKTEGLIVFFPGIPGCAKSALCKEILNTPGGLGDNRPLHSLMGDLIKGKYWQKVADERKKKPARIILADKNAPNEEVWRQIEDMCGSTKAAAVPVVPDSEGTDSNPFSLDALAVFMFRVLQRVNHPGNLDKSSPNAGYVLLMFYHLYDGKCRREFENELYERFGSLVKMPLLRPDRAPLPDAVKTVLDEGISLFRLHQNRHGRVEPSKGSYAKEWARWEQRLRVTLFGNADYLNSIQVPFESAVKEVLEQLKAVAKGDIKTPDTGKRKFGNIMFAAVRLTPADIVGLLRKVSEKDTAVNTFLNETKLEDSLTKAHVTLAHKRGHGVAALASYGIYQHQEVPVSFNALYYTDKMAALEAQLGAVNGEQITSRNEWPHATLWTAPGVTPKEANMLPQLASEGKATRVPIEPPITISGVLDFY, encoded by the exons ATGtcgcccgcctcctccctcctctccccgcACGCCCCCCGGCGaatcctccccctcctcctccccctccgcctctcctcctcctcctcctccgccgccgctgtctcCGCGCCCGCGCTCGCAATGCCTCCCCGACGCGACGGC accaagccgccgccgcgcaaatGGAAGCCCAAGGCCACCGACGCCTCCTTCTCctcgtcctccgcctccgccgcggctgggATCGCCGAGCCCGTCGGGAGGATGGCCCTCGCCCCGCAGGAGCCGCCGCGGGCGGGGCCCGCGCAGATGTGGGTGCCAAGGGGCTACGCGACCTCCGCGGCGGACGGCcctggcgccgcctccgcgtccACCTCGACATccgcggcggtgacggcggagcagggcggtgcCGCGAGCCAGAAGCTCTCGAGCCTCTTCAAGACCGCCCCCCACTTCGAGGTGGACAACAGCACCTTCACCGAGGCCCAGATCAGGGCCACGTTCTACCCCAAGTTCGAGAACGAGAAGTCCGATCAAGAG AGAAACCGTATAAGCATTTCAATGGAACTTGTGACAGCTGTGTTAGGAGACCATGGGCAAAGGCCTAAGGATGATTATG CTGTAGTTACAGCTGTAACAGAATTGGGCCATGGCAAGCCAAAATTCTATTCTACTCCAGAGGTGATTGCATTTTGTCGGAAGTGGCGCCTACCTACGAACCATGTCTGGCTATTTTCGACAAG GAAATCggcctcttctttctttgctgcttacGATGCATTATGCGAAGAAGGAACTGCAACACCTGTTTGCAAAGCCCTTGATGAAATAGCTGATATATCAGTACCAG GGTCAAAAGATCATGTAAAAGTGCAGGGGGAGATCCTTGAAGGTCTGGTTGCCCGTATTGTGACTCGTGAAAGTTCAGTGCAAATGGAAGAAGTTTTGAGAAAGTTTCCACAGCCTCCGTTAGACGGCG TTGATTCAGATTTAGGACCAAGTTTACGAGAAATATGTGCTGCTAATAGGTCAGATGAAAAGCAG CAAATTAAAGCACTTCTGGATAATGTTGGAGCTTCAATGTGTCCAGACCATTCAGATTGGTTTGGAAATAGTGGACTTGATGCTCAATCGCGAAATGCTGATCGATCCGTTGTCACTAAATTTTTGCAAGCACATCCTACAGACTACGCAACTAAGAAACTACAG GAGATGATTCGCTTGATGAAGCAGAGGCACTTCTCAGCAGCTTTCAAATGTTACTGGAATTACCAAAAAATTGATTCTCTCTCAAATGACAATTTATATTACAAGATGGTTATACATGTGCATAATGATTCTGTTTTTAGACGTTATCAGCAAGAGATGAG GAAAAACCAAGGGTTGTGGCCTCTATATAGAG GTTTCTTTGTTGATGTGAACCTGTTCAAAGCGACGAATAAGAAGGCGGCTGAACTTGCCAAAGATGGTGATGCTTTACTGAAAAATATCAATGGTGCCTTGGATTCAAATTCTTCAGCTGTGGATGGTCTGGCTGATGAGGATTCCAATCTAATGGTTAAGCTAAAATTCTTGACATATAAG TTACGGACATTCTTAATTCGTAATGGTCTTTCTACCCTTTTCAAAGATGGACCATCAGCTTATAGAACTTATTACTTAAG GCAAATGAAGAATTGGGGTACATCACCAAGCAAACAGAAAGAACTTAGCAAAATGTTGGATGAATG GGCTGCCTACATTAGAAGGAAGTATGGGAATAAGCCACTGTCTTCCTCAACATATCTTAGTGAAGCAGAGCCTTTCCTCGAACAATATGCTAAACGCAGCCCTTCAAACCAAGCTTTGATTGGGGCTGCTGGTAACCTAGTGCAGACAGAAAATTTCTTGGCCATACTAGATGCAGAGAGAGATGAAGAGGGTGATCTTCGGGTAGAACATGGGGCAGCACCTTCTAGTCCTGTGTCAACGTCTGTTGATGTGGTTCCCAAAACAGAGGGCCTTATTGTCTTCTTTCCGG GTATACCTGGTTGTGCAAAGTCTGCTCTATGTAAGGAAATATTAAATACACCTGGTGGACTTGGTGATAATCGTCCTCTTCATAGTTTGATGGGAGATCTTATTAAAG GAAAATACTGGCAAAAGGTTGCGGATGAGCGAAAAAAGAAACCAGCTAGAATAATCCTTGCTGacaaaaatgcaccaaacgaaGAAGTGTGGAGGCAG ATTGAGGACATGTGTGGGTCCACAAAGGCAGCTGCAGTTCCTGTGGTGCCAGACTCTGAAG GCACTGATTCAAATCCTTTTTCTCTTGATGctcttgctgttttcatgtTTCGTGTTCTCCAGCGGGTCAATCATCCG GGAAATCTGGACAAGTCATCACCCAACGCGGGTTATGTTTTGCTAATGTTTTATCACCTATATGATGGCAAG TGTCGAAGAGAATTTGAAAATGAACTGTATGAGCGTTTTGGCTCCCTGGTCAAGATGCCTCTCTTGAGGCCAGACAG AGCTCCATTGCCAGATGCTGTGAAAACTGTGCTTGATGAGGGGATTAGCTTGTTCAGATTGCATCAGAACAGGCATGGAAG AGTGGAGCCATCAAAAGGTTCATATGCTAAAGAATGGGCGCGGTGGGAGCAAAGGTTGCGTGTGACCTTGTTTGGGAATGCTGATTATCTTAATTCCATCCAG GTCCCGTTTGAGTCTGCTGTGAAAGAAGTACTGGAACAGTTAAAGGCTGTAGCAAAAGGTGATATCAAAACACCTGACACTGGGAAGCGGAAGTTTGGCAATATCATGTTTGCTGCTGTTAGATTAACACCAGCTGATATAGTGGGCCTCCTCCGTAAG GTGTCAGAGAAGGACACAGCCGTCAACACTTTCCTCAACGAGACCAAACTGGAAGACAGCCTAACCAAGGCTCACGTGACCCTCGCCCACAAACGAGGCCATGGCGTGGCTGCATTGGCAAGCTACGGCATCTACCAGCACCAGGAGGTCCCCGTGTCCTTCAACGCCCTGTACTACACAGACAAGATGGCCGCTCTGGAGGCGCAGCTCGGTGCCGTGAACGGCGAGCAGATCACGTCCAGGAACGAGTGGCCACACGCCACCCTGTGGACGGCTCCGGGCGTCACGCCGAAGGAGGCCAACATGCTGCCGCAGCTGGCCTCGGAAGGAAAAGCGACGCGGGTGCCGATCGAGCCTCCCATCACCATATCTGGGGTGCTGGACTTCTACTGA